From Riemerella anatipestifer ATCC 11845 = DSM 15868, a single genomic window includes:
- the rpsT gene encoding 30S ribosomal protein S20, translating to MANHKSALKRIRQNEVRRLRNRYYHKTTRTAVKVLRNEEDKNVASEQLPKVISLIDKLAKRNIIHKNKAANLKSKLTKHVNKLA from the coding sequence ATGGCAAATCATAAATCAGCACTTAAGAGAATAAGACAGAATGAAGTTAGAAGACTTCGTAACAGATACTATCACAAGACTACTAGAACTGCTGTGAAAGTATTAAGAAATGAGGAAGATAAAAATGTTGCATCAGAGCAATTGCCTAAGGTGATTTCTTTGATAGATAAGCTTGCTAAAAGAAATATTATTCACAAGAATAAAGCAGCTAATTTAAAGAGTAAGTTAACTAAGCATGTTAATAAGCTAGCTTAA